The following coding sequences lie in one Pelobacter seleniigenes DSM 18267 genomic window:
- a CDS encoding NAD-dependent epimerase/dehydratase family protein: protein MNVLVTGGGGFLGKAIVRLLVEQGASVTSLARSYSPDLAALGVTQQQGDIADPTAVSAAVAGTELVFHVAAKAGVWGSYDDYYRPNVLGTQNVIDACRRHGVGRLVYTSSPSVVFNGKDMEGCDETVPYPDHYLSWYPQTKAVAERLVLAADGPGLTTVALRPHLIWGPEDNQLVPRILERGRKGQLRRIGRRDCLVDTVYIDNAAQAHLAAAQVLAPGSAVSGKVYFIANGEPVPLWQLVNQILAAGGVTPVTGTIPSSFAYGLGWLLEQVYQLFKLPGEPRLTRFVAEELSTAHWFDLAAARRDFGYRPQVSINEGLARLAAWLDGHEQP, encoded by the coding sequence ATGAACGTCCTGGTAACCGGCGGCGGCGGTTTTCTCGGCAAGGCGATCGTCCGGCTGCTGGTTGAGCAGGGGGCCAGCGTCACATCCCTGGCACGCAGTTATTCTCCTGATCTCGCTGCCCTCGGGGTGACCCAGCAGCAGGGGGATATCGCTGATCCCACAGCGGTCTCCGCGGCTGTGGCAGGGACTGAGCTGGTATTCCATGTTGCCGCCAAAGCCGGGGTCTGGGGCAGCTACGATGATTATTACCGGCCCAATGTGCTTGGAACGCAAAACGTGATTGATGCCTGTCGCCGCCACGGGGTCGGACGTTTGGTCTATACCAGCTCTCCCAGTGTGGTGTTCAACGGTAAGGACATGGAAGGCTGTGATGAAACCGTGCCCTATCCGGATCATTACCTGTCCTGGTATCCGCAGACCAAGGCCGTTGCCGAGCGGCTGGTGCTGGCAGCCGATGGTCCTGGCTTGACAACCGTCGCGTTGCGCCCTCATCTGATCTGGGGCCCGGAAGATAATCAACTGGTGCCGCGGATTCTGGAGCGTGGCCGTAAAGGGCAGCTGCGCCGGATCGGACGTCGTGATTGCCTGGTCGACACTGTCTATATCGATAACGCCGCTCAGGCCCATCTCGCTGCGGCGCAGGTGCTTGCACCCGGCTCGGCGGTTTCGGGCAAGGTCTATTTTATTGCCAATGGTGAGCCTGTACCGCTCTGGCAACTGGTCAATCAGATTCTCGCTGCTGGCGGGGTGACCCCGGTGACCGGAACCATTCCATCCTCGTTCGCCTACGGGCTCGGCTGGCTGCTGGAACAGGTTTACCAGCTGTTTAAATTACCGGGCGAACCACGGCTGACCCGTTTTGTGGCAGAGGAACTGTCCACCGCCCATTGGTTCGACCTGGCGGCGGCACGGCGCGATTTCGGCTATCGGCCGCAGGTGAGCATCAATGAAGGACTTGCGCGCCTGGCCGCTTGGCTGGATGGCCATGAACAGCCCTGA
- a CDS encoding 4'-phosphopantetheinyl transferase family protein produces MKDLRAWPLGWMAMNSPERCWQQGPDRLAIDDGVLDLWRFPLAERAVEDVHRQLLSAQELDRAGKLLVEQKRTEFILCRATIRRILSRYLASAPEQLAFTTLEHGKPVLAADVHDRPLSFNLSHAGGWGLLAVTSGAAVGVDIELIDAQLNFFGIASRFFTRHEQNELDSYPAVRQRRGFYRLWTRKEALLKMSGSGFYGVGKGPAEQADYLQHLVVGPGYVATVAVAAAIRTWHCYQFAP; encoded by the coding sequence ATGAAGGACTTGCGCGCCTGGCCGCTTGGCTGGATGGCCATGAACAGCCCTGAACGGTGCTGGCAGCAAGGGCCGGATAGACTGGCCATTGACGATGGGGTTCTTGATCTGTGGCGGTTTCCGCTGGCGGAAAGAGCTGTGGAGGATGTCCATCGGCAGCTGTTGAGTGCACAGGAACTTGACCGCGCAGGCAAATTGTTGGTCGAACAGAAGAGAACCGAATTCATCCTTTGCCGGGCCACGATCCGGCGTATCCTTTCCCGCTACCTTGCCTCAGCTCCCGAACAATTGGCTTTCACCACCCTTGAACATGGTAAGCCGGTGCTGGCAGCTGACGTGCATGATCGGCCACTGTCTTTCAACCTGAGTCATGCCGGTGGCTGGGGCCTCCTCGCCGTCACCTCGGGGGCTGCCGTCGGGGTTGATATCGAGCTGATCGATGCACAGTTAAACTTCTTCGGTATTGCCAGCAGATTTTTTACCCGCCATGAGCAAAACGAGCTGGACTCATATCCCGCTGTCCGGCAAAGGCGTGGTTTTTATCGTCTCTGGACCCGTAAAGAAGCTTTGCTGAAGATGAGTGGAAGCGGTTTCTACGGGGTTGGCAAAGGGCCTGCTGAGCAGGCTGATTATCTGCAGCATTTGGTCGTGGGCCCTGGTTATGTTGCTACCGTGGCTGTTGCCGCTGCCATCAGAACCTGGCACTGTTATCAGTTTGCTCCCTGA
- a CDS encoding PQQ-dependent sugar dehydrogenase encodes MKRQLRIGLGVVLLLSGWISAFLLNSMPPGSNYYIIGPTLLLGGGLGLIFKTAGGKLTAVTVALTALTALLTINQIYPSAGVSISAFEQGLQQPAERGNMVPLAVAQDEHSGPFATERQLEVFADLDIKLFARLPGPVRMLAFDDSGRLYASIPRLGAIYLLKDENRDGFAEQPILFHVGLDRPHGLVWDGNKLYIAETSRLLELQDRNGDNSVDKERTILDGLPDDGGHWTRSLALGKDGSLYLSIGSRCNACAEADPLRATVIKVDPATGQSAVYASGLRNSVGLAFAPGSDVLWGSDNGRDMLGDNVPPDEINRIVQGQDYGWPYCYGQRTPDPELGSAARCKETSASVVDLQAHSAPLGISFGAGLKAPAEYRNSLYVALHGSWNRTTPTGYKLVRIPFVDGRPSGAVQEFLRGWLLDDSAWGRPVDPLVGPDGNLYLSDDRADAIYRIHWKTTE; translated from the coding sequence ATGAAACGCCAATTACGGATCGGTCTGGGGGTTGTTCTGCTGCTGAGCGGCTGGATAAGCGCCTTTCTTCTCAACAGCATGCCGCCGGGCAGCAATTACTATATCATTGGTCCGACCTTGTTGTTGGGGGGCGGGTTGGGATTGATTTTTAAAACCGCCGGCGGCAAGCTGACCGCGGTGACGGTAGCTTTGACCGCCTTAACGGCCCTGTTGACCATCAACCAGATTTATCCCAGCGCCGGGGTCAGTATCTCCGCGTTTGAACAAGGACTGCAACAACCCGCTGAGCGGGGAAACATGGTCCCGCTGGCGGTTGCGCAGGACGAACATAGCGGACCCTTTGCGACCGAGCGGCAGCTTGAAGTTTTTGCGGACCTTGATATCAAACTGTTCGCGCGACTGCCCGGCCCGGTCCGCATGCTTGCCTTTGACGACAGTGGCAGGCTGTATGCCAGCATTCCCCGGCTTGGTGCCATCTATCTGCTGAAGGATGAAAACCGGGACGGCTTTGCGGAACAGCCGATTCTCTTTCATGTCGGCCTGGACCGCCCCCATGGTCTGGTGTGGGACGGCAATAAGCTCTATATCGCCGAAACCTCCCGCCTGCTGGAACTGCAGGACAGGAACGGCGACAACTCCGTGGATAAGGAACGAACCATCCTCGACGGCCTGCCGGACGATGGCGGGCACTGGACCCGCTCGTTGGCCCTCGGCAAAGACGGCTCCCTTTACCTGTCCATCGGCTCCCGCTGTAATGCCTGCGCCGAAGCTGATCCCTTGCGCGCCACGGTGATCAAAGTTGATCCGGCCACCGGGCAGTCCGCTGTTTATGCCAGCGGCTTGCGCAATTCAGTCGGGCTGGCCTTTGCGCCTGGCAGTGATGTCCTCTGGGGGAGCGATAACGGGCGGGATATGCTCGGGGATAACGTACCGCCCGATGAAATCAACCGGATTGTCCAAGGGCAGGATTACGGCTGGCCTTACTGCTACGGGCAACGGACGCCTGACCCGGAACTCGGTTCGGCTGCTCGCTGCAAAGAGACCAGCGCCAGTGTTGTCGACCTGCAGGCCCATTCCGCTCCCCTCGGGATCAGTTTCGGGGCCGGTCTGAAGGCTCCGGCCGAATATCGCAACAGCCTCTACGTTGCCTTGCACGGGTCCTGGAATCGTACGACACCGACCGGTTACAAACTGGTCAGAATTCCCTTTGTCGACGGTCGGCCCAGTGGAGCGGTGCAGGAATTCCTGCGCGGCTGGCTGCTTGATGACAGTGCCTGGGGGCGACCGGTCGACCCGCTGGTCGGCCCGGACGGGAACCTTTACCTGAGCGATGATCGCGCTGACGCAATCTATCGTATTCATTGGAAAACGACGGAGTAA
- a CDS encoding sulfite exporter TauE/SafE family protein, producing MELLSPQIIILTLMLGSCAGFLAGLLGIGGGVILVPLFLWLFPLAGFPPDLVVHSAFGTSLAIVFPTAISSTLAHRKRGNVDWYMVLYLTLGGIAGSILGSSLAAVLPGAKLKIAFGVMQILVSLKLIFYKNQEALTDYQFSGSRKPLLLIGLIGGFFSAFFGIGGGVVAVPLLFMLLRVPIRLAVGNSSALIVVSSLAAVVCYIWYGLEQPVHAPFSLGYVNILVAVLVAPLTIIFARIGVTLASRISQAKLVKVFALLLMVIGLKIVFKI from the coding sequence ATGGAACTACTTTCCCCACAGATCATTATTTTGACCCTGATGCTGGGCTCTTGCGCCGGTTTTCTGGCCGGTCTGCTCGGGATTGGCGGTGGCGTTATCCTGGTTCCGTTGTTCCTCTGGTTGTTCCCCCTGGCCGGTTTTCCCCCTGACCTGGTTGTGCATTCCGCCTTCGGCACCAGCCTCGCCATTGTTTTTCCCACCGCCATCAGCAGCACCCTGGCACACCGCAAACGCGGCAATGTCGACTGGTACATGGTGCTTTACCTGACCCTGGGCGGGATTGCGGGATCCATTCTCGGGTCTTCCCTGGCGGCTGTCCTGCCTGGCGCTAAGCTGAAAATAGCCTTCGGGGTGATGCAGATTCTGGTCAGCCTTAAACTCATTTTTTATAAAAATCAGGAAGCCCTGACGGATTATCAATTTTCCGGAAGCCGGAAACCGCTGCTGCTGATCGGCCTGATCGGAGGTTTTTTTTCCGCTTTCTTCGGCATTGGCGGCGGGGTGGTTGCCGTGCCCTTGCTGTTCATGCTGCTGCGGGTGCCGATCCGTCTGGCGGTCGGCAATTCCAGTGCGCTGATCGTGGTTTCCTCTTTAGCAGCCGTGGTCTGTTATATCTGGTATGGATTGGAGCAACCGGTCCATGCCCCATTTTCCCTCGGCTATGTTAATATTCTGGTAGCAGTGCTGGTTGCCCCCCTGACGATTATTTTTGCCCGGATCGGCGTCACCCTGGCCAGCCGGATCAGCCAGGCCAAACTGGTCAAGGTCTTTGCCTTGCTGCTGATGGTTATCGGTCTGAAAATAGTCTTTAAGATCTAG
- the amrB gene encoding AmmeMemoRadiSam system protein B — MIRPAAVAGSFYPADPKELVNQIDSFLTWADDDPAVKAVIVPHAGLVYSGAVAGEVFSCTAVPPCVLMLGPNHHGGGPAIAVSKATAWATPFGAVPVASELRTALLKRIPQAEADDQAHQYEHSLEIMLPFLLRKQPDLQILPIALGQLSFAECQALGAELAALLKDWQQPVLLLASSDMNHFFPAAENKKLDNIAISAMTDFDPQRLYQVVKEHRITMCGVLPTVVVMHAALQLGAEECRLVRYAHSGEVSGDNSRVVGYAGLTIR, encoded by the coding sequence ATGATACGACCTGCGGCTGTTGCCGGTAGTTTTTATCCTGCCGATCCTAAAGAATTAGTCAACCAGATCGATTCGTTCCTGACCTGGGCGGATGACGATCCGGCAGTGAAAGCGGTGATTGTTCCCCATGCCGGGCTGGTCTATTCCGGAGCCGTCGCCGGGGAAGTCTTCAGTTGTACGGCTGTTCCTCCTTGTGTGCTTATGCTCGGCCCCAACCATCACGGTGGCGGTCCGGCCATCGCGGTCAGTAAGGCCACGGCCTGGGCAACACCGTTCGGGGCGGTTCCGGTGGCCAGTGAGCTGCGGACGGCCCTGTTGAAACGGATTCCGCAAGCGGAGGCTGATGACCAGGCTCATCAGTATGAGCACTCTCTGGAAATCATGTTGCCGTTTTTGCTCCGCAAACAACCGGATCTGCAGATTTTGCCCATCGCCCTGGGACAGTTGAGTTTCGCCGAGTGTCAGGCGCTGGGTGCCGAGCTTGCCGCACTGCTGAAGGATTGGCAACAACCGGTGTTGCTGCTGGCGAGCAGTGACATGAATCATTTTTTTCCGGCGGCTGAGAATAAAAAGCTCGATAATATAGCGATCTCAGCCATGACCGATTTTGATCCGCAACGCCTTTACCAGGTGGTGAAGGAACATCGGATCACTATGTGCGGTGTGTTGCCGACCGTGGTTGTCATGCACGCCGCGCTTCAACTCGGTGCAGAGGAGTGCCGTCTGGTCCGTTATGCCCATTCCGGAGAGGTCAGCGGCGATAACAGTCGGGTGGTCGGCTACGCCGGACTGACGATCCGCTGA
- the gltX gene encoding glutamate--tRNA ligase, with translation MSDLRVRFAPSPTGYLHIGGARTALFNYLLAQQQHGTYVLRIEDTDVARSTQESVDAILNAMDWLGLSCDEGPFYQSDRFDLYRQKVQQLLDEGKAYRCYCTQEELDAKREAALQEGRKPKYDGTCRHRSDQPDAPYVVRFKLPEGQGATTFVDKIKGPITFQHDELDDLIIQRTDGTPTYNFVVVVDDAEMGMTLIIRGDDHVNNTPRQILLYEALGYPVPEFAHVPMILGSDKKRLSKRHGATSVMAYQEMGFLPEALVNYLARLGWSHGDEEIFSMSDLIEKFSLDHVGRAAGVFNPEKLLWLNSHYIKSGDPARLAELLQPFLAAKGVSTTAGPDLVEVVKSLQERAATLVEMADGAAFYFAELIEYDEKAKNKFLSNDQRELFEILLEQLNGCERFDEESLEKAFAVIMEKTGLKFGKVAQPLRVALTGGTASPSIYQVLEVLGKEESLKRITQALGALV, from the coding sequence ATGTCTGATCTACGTGTTCGTTTTGCCCCCAGCCCGACCGGATATCTCCATATCGGCGGTGCCCGGACCGCTCTGTTCAATTATCTGCTCGCGCAACAGCAGCATGGCACCTATGTCCTGCGGATTGAAGATACCGATGTGGCCCGCTCGACCCAGGAATCCGTCGACGCTATTCTCAACGCCATGGACTGGCTGGGGCTGTCATGTGACGAAGGCCCGTTTTACCAGTCGGACCGGTTTGATCTGTATCGGCAGAAAGTTCAGCAACTCCTTGACGAGGGGAAGGCTTATCGCTGTTACTGCACCCAGGAAGAGCTGGACGCCAAACGCGAAGCAGCTCTGCAGGAAGGGCGCAAACCGAAATACGACGGCACCTGTCGCCACCGCAGCGATCAACCCGATGCCCCCTATGTGGTGCGCTTCAAGCTGCCTGAAGGGCAGGGGGCAACGACCTTTGTGGATAAGATCAAAGGCCCGATTACCTTTCAGCATGACGAACTGGACGATCTGATTATTCAGCGGACCGACGGAACTCCGACCTACAATTTTGTGGTGGTTGTCGATGACGCCGAAATGGGTATGACGCTGATCATCCGGGGGGACGATCATGTCAACAACACTCCACGACAGATCTTGCTGTACGAGGCCCTCGGTTATCCGGTGCCCGAGTTTGCTCATGTTCCGATGATCCTGGGGTCCGATAAAAAACGCCTGTCCAAGCGGCACGGCGCTACCTCGGTCATGGCTTATCAGGAGATGGGATTTCTTCCGGAAGCCCTGGTTAATTACCTGGCCCGCCTCGGCTGGTCCCATGGTGATGAAGAAATTTTCAGCATGAGCGACCTGATTGAAAAATTCAGCTTGGATCATGTCGGCCGTGCCGCCGGGGTTTTTAACCCGGAAAAGCTGCTCTGGCTCAACAGTCACTACATCAAGAGCGGCGACCCGGCTCGTCTGGCCGAACTGCTGCAGCCGTTTTTGGCGGCCAAAGGAGTTTCCACGACCGCTGGCCCTGATCTGGTTGAAGTTGTCAAAAGCCTGCAGGAAAGGGCAGCGACCCTCGTGGAAATGGCTGATGGCGCAGCATTCTATTTTGCTGAGCTGATTGAATACGATGAAAAAGCCAAGAATAAATTTCTAAGTAATGATCAGCGGGAACTGTTCGAAATCTTGCTTGAACAGCTGAACGGCTGTGAGCGGTTCGATGAAGAGAGCCTTGAAAAGGCTTTTGCCGTGATCATGGAAAAAACCGGTTTGAAATTCGGAAAAGTCGCCCAACCATTGCGGGTGGCTTTGACCGGAGGAACGGCAAGCCCGAGTATTTACCAGGTGTTGGAAGTCCTCGGCAAAGAAGAGTCGCTGAAAAGAATAACCCAGGCGCTGGGCGCCTTGGTTTAG
- a CDS encoding PilZ domain-containing protein, which produces MKETPERPKADLRKNLRAPLIIQKVHIDGDRPVFFGYTKNISKSGMFIATTNPIEPGQRINLEFALPAPLKGHVRCCCEVVWKRPFGSHLPFEPGMGMKFIDLDDEVSQQIDDWIKDQL; this is translated from the coding sequence ATGAAAGAAACCCCTGAACGCCCCAAAGCAGACCTCAGAAAAAATCTCAGAGCACCGCTGATCATTCAGAAGGTCCATATTGACGGCGACCGTCCGGTGTTTTTCGGCTACACCAAAAATATCAGCAAGAGCGGGATGTTTATTGCGACGACCAACCCCATTGAACCGGGGCAACGCATCAACCTGGAATTTGCCCTGCCGGCTCCGCTCAAGGGGCATGTCCGCTGTTGTTGTGAAGTGGTATGGAAACGTCCCTTCGGCTCGCATCTGCCTTTTGAGCCGGGGATGGGTATGAAGTTTATCGACCTTGACGACGAGGTATCGCAACAGATTGACGACTGGATCAAGGATCAGCTGTAA
- a CDS encoding TetR/AcrR family transcriptional regulator: MSGIREQKKQETRQAICAAAMKLFTEKSYEATSIEDIALDAGIGKTTIYGYFSNKEEIFVTYCDTELERAFNQFRSDCEEERPLLDKLVRFFLSKFSFVTENREFGRQMMREMLFPRTINEQAELHDRRYLDHLQAIFIDAEQQGDIAPGQDSFMLAVHAFSVYLGVLTGWFKGHVSELEQAENALRQLFSQLLEGVQS, from the coding sequence ATGTCCGGAATACGGGAACAGAAAAAGCAGGAAACCAGGCAGGCGATTTGCGCCGCGGCAATGAAATTATTTACTGAAAAAAGCTATGAAGCGACCAGCATCGAAGATATCGCCTTGGATGCCGGTATCGGTAAAACGACCATTTATGGTTACTTCTCTAACAAAGAAGAAATATTTGTCACTTACTGTGACACTGAATTGGAGAGGGCTTTTAACCAGTTTCGTTCCGATTGCGAAGAAGAACGTCCGCTGTTGGATAAACTGGTCCGGTTTTTTTTGAGTAAATTTTCCTTTGTAACGGAAAATCGGGAGTTCGGTCGGCAGATGATGAGAGAAATGCTCTTTCCCCGCACGATTAACGAACAGGCGGAGCTCCATGATCGCAGGTATCTCGATCACCTGCAGGCGATCTTTATCGATGCCGAACAGCAGGGGGACATTGCGCCAGGACAGGATAGCTTTATGCTCGCTGTTCATGCTTTTTCCGTTTATCTGGGGGTTCTGACGGGCTGGTTCAAAGGCCATGTCAGCGAACTTGAACAGGCTGAGAACGCTCTACGGCAGCTCTTTTCCCAGTTGCTGGAAGGGGTTCAGTCATGA
- a CDS encoding TolC family protein, with protein MITVRLWILLLLLLLTTSAAAETPPPALRELIAIGLENNLGLLTEKVNVGQQAQQVQIKQAEFDPEVQAKVSYEKNSTPYESSSGFSGNSRADTASGKVGVGKKLSTGMELSVSLNSEWMTDNDFSNDLDDRYRTALILSLTQPLLRNLGRDVNLTSLRLSRNNQRQASLSYLLKAQQYILKLEDAFWQLAGSEQVIRLRKDSLALAQGLLEANRKRFAAGVVAVTEIQEAETATADRELSLSQAIQEHSLQLEELSRLLNYQLPENYQLAGSEAFPEAVEPQSFPADQALYDQALKKRLELKINAFDIENAHLQKNYQANQLQPKLDLNLQAGLNGLAGEDRQTVPGSRYEGGWLDSAGSLAEGDGYQWGVGLNFSMPLGNREARARYQLSRMQLTRDRYARQDLELAVRNELRQQRINVRRYLEQLGIAERFAQLAEKTLQQEQRRLDEGLSDTFRMISFQENMISAKIGRINAMIRYHLAVARMAYVRGNTFERHHIIMTEDNEELTLENL; from the coding sequence ATGATTACGGTTCGGCTGTGGATTCTGCTTCTACTCTTGCTGCTGACCACTTCAGCCGCTGCAGAAACGCCCCCTCCGGCGTTGCGTGAACTGATCGCCATCGGTCTGGAAAACAACCTGGGACTGCTGACTGAAAAGGTCAATGTCGGCCAGCAAGCGCAGCAGGTCCAGATCAAGCAGGCCGAATTCGACCCGGAGGTCCAGGCCAAGGTCAGTTATGAAAAGAATTCCACCCCTTATGAGTCGAGCAGTGGATTCAGCGGCAACAGTCGGGCCGATACCGCGTCTGGCAAGGTCGGGGTCGGGAAAAAACTGAGCACCGGCATGGAGCTTTCGGTGTCGCTGAATTCTGAATGGATGACGGATAACGACTTCAGTAACGATCTGGATGATCGCTACCGGACAGCCCTGATCCTCAGCCTGACCCAGCCTCTGTTGCGCAATCTGGGCCGCGACGTCAATCTGACCAGCCTCAGGCTTAGCAGGAACAACCAGCGGCAGGCGTCGTTAAGCTATCTGCTCAAAGCCCAACAATATATTTTGAAACTGGAAGATGCCTTCTGGCAACTGGCCGGCAGTGAACAGGTCATTCGGCTCCGTAAAGATTCCCTGGCCCTGGCCCAGGGACTGCTGGAAGCCAACCGGAAGCGCTTTGCCGCTGGGGTGGTCGCGGTGACCGAGATTCAGGAAGCAGAAACCGCCACGGCCGACCGGGAGCTGAGTTTATCCCAGGCGATTCAGGAGCATAGCCTGCAACTTGAGGAGCTCAGCCGGTTGCTCAACTACCAGTTGCCAGAGAACTATCAGCTTGCCGGCAGCGAAGCTTTTCCCGAGGCGGTCGAGCCGCAAAGCTTTCCCGCGGATCAGGCTCTTTATGATCAGGCCCTGAAAAAGCGCCTTGAACTGAAGATCAATGCCTTTGATATTGAAAATGCCCACTTGCAAAAGAATTATCAGGCCAATCAATTGCAGCCCAAACTCGATCTCAACCTGCAGGCCGGGCTCAATGGGCTGGCCGGCGAGGATCGGCAGACCGTTCCGGGGAGTCGCTACGAAGGCGGCTGGCTCGATTCGGCAGGATCCCTTGCCGAAGGGGACGGTTACCAGTGGGGAGTCGGCCTTAATTTTTCCATGCCCCTGGGCAATCGCGAGGCCCGGGCGCGCTATCAGCTGTCCCGCATGCAGCTGACGCGGGATCGTTATGCTCGGCAGGATCTTGAGCTTGCGGTGCGCAATGAGCTGCGCCAACAGCGGATCAATGTCCGCCGTTACCTGGAACAACTGGGGATTGCGGAACGGTTCGCCCAGCTTGCGGAAAAGACCCTGCAGCAGGAACAGCGGCGGCTCGATGAAGGGCTGTCCGACACCTTCCGCATGATCAGCTTCCAGGAAAATATGATTTCGGCGAAGATCGGTCGCATCAACGCCATGATCCGCTATCACCTGGCCGTTGCCCGCATGGCCTATGTCAGAGGAAACACTTTTGAGCGGCACCATATTATTATGACTGAAGATAACGAGGAGTTAACCCTTGAGAACTTATAA
- a CDS encoding efflux RND transporter periplasmic adaptor subunit — MRTYKRSRVALWFALICLLLVSGCDKKQDAAVPAVAAEQPVAKVIPVGVETVARENQEEAFTLPASLEAWEDLTIAAELAGPVEKVHYSEGDAVKAGDVLLEIDSDTINSNLVRDAENVAVAERKLERYQQLEKDGLVSRQDVDDLENSLAAARAAVQTTRIQLAKSKPKAPVNGIVDRIYVDRGEYIEMGKPLLRLVQVDRLKVIADVPEKDVSYLHLGQAVEVMTAGITAPDGQAIEGRIEHIAYAADDTTRTYRTKIVIANKDRRLRPGMIVRAVFVRRKLDDVISVPMYALIDRDGDKFVFVVTDGIAHEVKVTIGRSIADRIVIESGLEVGQQLVVKGQQLLVDGAAVVVRGE; from the coding sequence TTGAGAACTTATAAACGGTCCAGAGTTGCGCTGTGGTTTGCCCTGATCTGTTTGCTGCTGGTCAGCGGTTGCGATAAAAAGCAGGACGCTGCCGTCCCGGCGGTGGCGGCCGAGCAGCCAGTGGCAAAGGTGATCCCCGTTGGCGTTGAAACGGTGGCCCGCGAAAATCAGGAGGAAGCGTTCACCTTGCCGGCCAGCCTGGAAGCCTGGGAAGATCTGACCATTGCGGCGGAGTTGGCCGGGCCGGTTGAGAAGGTTCATTACTCGGAAGGTGATGCCGTCAAAGCCGGCGACGTTCTGCTGGAGATCGATTCGGATACCATCAACAGCAACCTGGTGCGGGACGCAGAGAATGTGGCTGTTGCCGAGCGCAAGCTGGAGCGTTATCAGCAGCTTGAAAAGGACGGGCTGGTCAGCCGGCAGGACGTTGACGATCTGGAAAACAGTCTGGCCGCGGCCAGGGCCGCCGTACAGACAACGCGCATTCAGCTGGCCAAAAGCAAGCCTAAAGCGCCGGTCAATGGTATTGTCGACCGGATTTACGTGGATCGCGGTGAATATATCGAGATGGGTAAGCCGCTGCTGCGGCTGGTTCAGGTCGATCGCCTCAAAGTGATTGCCGATGTGCCGGAAAAGGATGTTTCCTATCTGCACCTCGGGCAGGCGGTTGAGGTGATGACCGCCGGGATCACTGCGCCTGACGGCCAGGCAATCGAAGGGCGTATCGAGCATATTGCTTATGCCGCTGACGATACCACCCGCACCTATCGCACCAAGATCGTCATCGCCAATAAAGACCGGCGGTTGCGGCCGGGAATGATCGTCCGGGCGGTCTTTGTGCGGCGTAAACTTGACGATGTGATTTCCGTGCCCATGTATGCCCTCATCGACCGGGACGGCGATAAATTCGTTTTCGTTGTTACTGACGGGATCGCCCATGAGGTTAAAGTCACCATCGGTCGCTCCATTGCCGATCGGATAGTGATTGAGTCCGGTCTTGAGGTTGGGCAACAGCTGGTCGTCAAAGGGCAGCAATTGCTGGTTGACGGGGCTGCCGTCGTGGTGAGGGGCGAATAA